Proteins encoded by one window of Aspergillus puulaauensis MK2 DNA, chromosome 4, nearly complete sequence:
- a CDS encoding glutamate decarboxylase (COG:E;~EggNog:ENOG410PJVE;~InterPro:IPR010107,IPR002129,IPR015424,IPR015421;~PFAM:PF00282,PF00266;~go_function: GO:0003824 - catalytic activity [Evidence IEA];~go_function: GO:0004351 - glutamate decarboxylase activity [Evidence IEA];~go_function: GO:0016831 - carboxy-lyase activity [Evidence IEA];~go_function: GO:0030170 - pyridoxal phosphate binding [Evidence IEA];~go_process: GO:0006536 - glutamate metabolic process [Evidence IEA];~go_process: GO:0019752 - carboxylic acid metabolic process [Evidence IEA]) — MVHLATIKRDADFEPITKRVDSIQLEETEDEFSTTVYGTRFATQQLPHTEMPEREMPRDVAYRMIKDDLSLDGNPMLNLASFVTTYMEDEAEKLMTGSFSKNFIDYEEYPQSAEIQNRCVNMIARLFNAPTDSENDHPMGTSTVGSSEAIMLGTLAMKKRWSNKRKAEGKDFSRPNIVMNSAVQVCWEKAARYFDVEERFVYCTEDRYVIDPQQAVDLVDENTIGICAILGTTYTGEYEDVKAINDLLVERNIDCPIHVDAASGGFVAPFIHPSLEWDFRLEKVVSINASGHKYGLVYPGVGWIVWRAPEYLPKELIFNINYLGAEQASFTLNFSKGASHVIGQYYQMIRLGKRGYRSVMVNITRIADYLADQLEKLGFIIMSQRRGRGLPLVAFRLREDREEHFDEFALAHQLRERGWIVPAYTMAPNSNSLKLMRVVVREDFTMSRCDTLLNDVKLALKSLSDMDKAMLDKYTLHVRTHTTKSHQAKHTHPHYKQETHSLQGKTGKTHGVC; from the exons ATGGTCCACCTCGCAACCATCAAGAGAGACGCGGACTTTGAGCCCATCACCAAGCGCGTCGATTCTATTCAGCTTGAGGAAACCGAGGATGAGTTCTCTACTACCGTCTACGGCACGCGCTTTGCTACTCAGCAGCTGCCACACACGGAGATGCCTGAGCGCGAGATGCCCCGTGATGTGGCGTACCGTATGATCAAGGATGATTTGAGCTTGGATGGAAACCCGATGCTGAA CTTGGCGAGTTTCGTCACGACCTACATG gaagatgaagctgaaaAGCTCATGACCGGATCGTTCAGCAAGAACTTCATCGATTACGAAGAGTACCCCCAGTCCGCTGAGATCCAGAACAGATGCGTCAACATGATTGCTCGGTTGTTCAACGCTCCTACAGACAGCGAGAATGACCACCCCATGGGTACCTCCACGGTTGGTTCCTCCGAGGCAATCATGTTGGGTACtttggcgatgaagaaacgGTGGTCGAACAAGCGCAAGGCTGAGGGGAAGGACTTCTCCCGACCTAACATTGTCATGAACAGTGCTGTGCAGGTCTGCTGGGAGAAGGCTGCCCGCTATTTCGATGTTGAAGAGCGTTTTGTCTACTGTACGGAAGACCGCTACGTGATTGACCCTCAGCAGGCTgtggatcttgttgatgagaacACCATCGGTATCTGCGCCATCCTGGGCACAACCTACACCGGTGAGTACGAGGACGTCAAGGCAATCAACGATCTCCTCGTTGAGCGCAACATCGACTGCCCCATACACGTTGACGCCGCGAGTGGTGGCTTCGTCGCCCCCTTCATCCACCCTAGCTTGGAATGGGATTTCCGTCTGGAGAAGGTCGTTTCGATCAATGCATCCGGCCACAAGTACGGCCTGGTCTACCCCGGTGTCGGATGGATCGTCTGGCGGGCCCCCGAGTACCTCCCCAAGGAACtgatcttcaacatcaactACCTCGGCGCGGAGCAAGCCAGCTTCACGCTGAACTTCTCCAAGGGCGCCTCCCATGTCATCGGCCAGTACTACCAGATGATCCGCCTGGGCAAGCGCGGATACCGCTCGGTGATGGTCAACATCACCCGGATTGCGGACTATCTTGCGGACCAGCTCGAGAAACTAGGCTTCATTATTATGAGCCAGCGCCGCGGTCGGGGACTGCCCCTCGTTGCGTTCCGGCTCCGTGAGGACCGCGAGGAGCACTTTGATGAGTTTGCGCTGGCACACCAGCTGCGCGAGCGAGGCTGGATTGTGCCGGCTTACACGATGGCGCCGAACAGCAACTCGCTGAAGCTGATGCGTGTGGTGGTTCGGGAGGACTTCACTATGAGCCGCTGCGATACGCTTCTGAACGATGTCAAGCTTGCACTGAAGAGCTTGAGTGATATGGACAAGGCGATGCTGGATAAGTATACCCT GCATGTGCGCACACACACAACCAAGTCGCACCAGGCGAAGCACACGCACCCGCACTATAAGCAGGAGACGCATTCGCTGCAGGGCAAGACGGGCAAGACGCACGGAGTTTGTTAG